In one window of Agromyces badenianii DNA:
- a CDS encoding C40 family peptidase, with translation MARFSRRRLTRNHARGAATKAIIAAKAPVSPRIAQPDAAARVTAPLPSSRRLRRGPLANVLVMTVAAGIVGTLAIPAYAFAPGSAGPQFAQTDVTKLTKAEAQSVEVTDDVIAAPVTKDGYAAVTGAEINAAAEAAAEAEAARVAAESAMTSYAASYSGPSVGDFLANPPYPNFDLASVYGVATQYIGTPYVYGGATPAGFDCSGFVMYVYAQFGVGMPHSSAGQGAMGTRISEADAQPGDLVIMPGHDGFYAGNGMILHAPYEGASVRVQPIWTSDYYIVRIGI, from the coding sequence TTGGCTCGATTCTCCCGGCGTCGTCTCACCAGAAACCACGCTCGCGGGGCTGCTACGAAGGCGATCATCGCCGCGAAGGCGCCCGTTTCCCCACGCATCGCCCAGCCCGACGCGGCAGCTCGCGTCACCGCACCGCTGCCGTCGTCTCGGCGTCTGCGTCGCGGCCCGCTCGCGAACGTGCTCGTCATGACGGTCGCCGCCGGCATCGTCGGCACCCTGGCGATCCCCGCCTACGCGTTCGCGCCGGGTTCGGCCGGTCCGCAGTTCGCCCAGACCGACGTGACGAAGCTCACCAAGGCCGAGGCGCAGTCCGTCGAGGTGACCGACGACGTCATCGCGGCGCCGGTGACGAAAGACGGCTACGCCGCCGTCACGGGCGCCGAGATCAACGCCGCTGCCGAGGCTGCCGCTGAGGCCGAGGCGGCCCGAGTCGCCGCCGAGTCCGCGATGACCTCGTACGCCGCCTCGTACTCGGGGCCGTCGGTCGGCGACTTCCTCGCGAACCCGCCGTACCCGAACTTCGACCTCGCGAGCGTCTACGGCGTCGCCACGCAGTACATCGGCACACCGTACGTCTACGGCGGCGCCACTCCGGCCGGTTTCGACTGCTCCGGCTTCGTGATGTACGTCTACGCGCAGTTCGGCGTGGGCATGCCGCACTCCTCGGCGGGTCAGGGAGCCATGGGCACCCGCATCTCCGAGGCCGACGCGCAGCCCGGCGACCTCGTCATCATGCCCGGCCACGACGGCTTCTACGCAGGCAACGGCATGATCCTGCACGCGCCCTACGAAGGGGCATCCGTTCGCGTGCAGCCCATCTGGACGAGCGACTACTACATCGTGCGCATCGGCATCTGA
- a CDS encoding metal-dependent transcriptional regulator: protein MTDLIDTTEMYLRTILDLEEENIVPLRARISERLGHSGPTVSQTVARMERDGLVVVSGDRHLELTPEGRSKAVHVMRKHRLAERLLADVIGLEWEFVHDEACRWEHVMSEQVERRLIEILGSPRESPYGNPIPGLEELGLPPADPFMSGVVNVVEAVDASQAPVRGIVRRLGEPVQFDPELLAQLKHAGVIPGASASFSRAGGYVLVEVDGVDGGLELPSEVAGHLFIAK from the coding sequence GTGACCGACTTGATCGACACCACGGAGATGTACCTCCGCACGATCCTCGATCTCGAGGAGGAGAACATCGTGCCGCTGCGGGCGCGCATCTCCGAGCGGCTCGGCCATTCCGGCCCCACCGTATCCCAGACCGTCGCCCGCATGGAGCGCGACGGCCTCGTGGTCGTCTCCGGCGACCGGCACCTCGAGCTCACCCCCGAAGGCCGTTCCAAGGCCGTGCACGTCATGCGCAAGCATCGACTCGCAGAGCGGCTCCTCGCCGACGTCATCGGCCTCGAGTGGGAGTTCGTGCACGACGAGGCATGTCGCTGGGAGCACGTCATGAGCGAGCAGGTCGAACGCCGCCTCATCGAGATCCTCGGCAGCCCCCGCGAGTCCCCGTACGGCAACCCGATCCCCGGCCTCGAAGAGCTCGGCCTTCCGCCGGCCGACCCGTTCATGTCGGGCGTGGTGAACGTCGTCGAAGCAGTCGATGCGAGCCAGGCGCCGGTTCGCGGCATCGTGCGGCGCCTCGGCGAGCCGGTGCAGTTCGACCCCGAGCTGCTCGCCCAGCTCAAGCATGCCGGCGTGATCCCCGGGGCCTCTGCCTCATTCAGTCGCGCCGGCGGCTACGTGCTCGTCGAGGTCGACGGCGTCGACGGCGGCCTCGAGCTGCCGAGCGAGGTTGCCGGCCACCTCTTCATCGCGAAATGA
- a CDS encoding CHAP domain-containing protein, protein MKTGKGRAGAAPSAAIDAHAVDAHAVDAPADIAKAVARAPRTTTRRNSPMRVFATVIVVPAIVGTVALPAYAFMPGGETFGASGAFSLSKAEAQDVEVSSLASGAPLSNDAYSVETKADIEAARLDQESRDKAAWAANLASRGSGSYAVYTVKAEGDDYPWWDQTPDDYGGGLSPLRYYFRECVDFVAWRLNRDAGVTSAPWRWDWGNLASGSAYAWADAWASRGWPTSSEPVVGAVAWFPYNHVAYVQSINSDGTVNIEEYNQNSDHSYHRRTIPAGDALYLYPPG, encoded by the coding sequence TTGAAGACGGGCAAGGGTCGAGCGGGAGCCGCGCCCTCCGCCGCCATCGATGCGCACGCCGTCGATGCCCATGCCGTCGATGCCCCTGCCGACATCGCGAAGGCAGTGGCGCGCGCTCCGCGCACCACCACGCGCCGCAACAGCCCGATGCGCGTCTTCGCGACCGTGATCGTCGTGCCGGCGATCGTCGGCACCGTTGCGCTGCCGGCCTACGCGTTCATGCCGGGCGGCGAGACGTTCGGGGCATCCGGTGCCTTCAGTCTCAGCAAGGCCGAGGCGCAGGACGTCGAGGTCTCCTCGCTCGCGAGCGGTGCCCCGCTGTCGAACGATGCCTACTCCGTCGAGACCAAGGCCGACATCGAAGCGGCCCGTCTCGATCAGGAGTCCAGGGACAAGGCGGCCTGGGCTGCGAACCTCGCCTCACGCGGTTCGGGAAGCTACGCCGTCTACACGGTCAAGGCCGAGGGCGACGACTACCCTTGGTGGGACCAGACGCCCGATGACTACGGCGGAGGGCTCTCGCCGCTGCGCTACTACTTCCGCGAGTGCGTCGACTTCGTCGCCTGGCGCTTGAACCGTGATGCGGGCGTGACGAGCGCGCCGTGGCGCTGGGACTGGGGCAACCTCGCGTCGGGCAGTGCGTACGCCTGGGCCGACGCCTGGGCGAGTCGCGGCTGGCCGACCTCGAGCGAGCCGGTCGTCGGCGCTGTCGCCTGGTTCCCCTACAACCACGTGGCCTACGTGCAGTCGATCAACAGCGACGGCACCGTGAACATCGAGGAGTACAACCAGAACTCCGACCACTCGTACCACCGCCGCACCATCCCGGCCGGTGATGCGTTGTACCTCTACCCACCCGGCTGA
- a CDS encoding HNH endonuclease — translation MRTLVLNAGYEPLAVVSFKRALLLVMNQKATVIRHDEGNPVCAASGSWQRPSVILLTRYVRAPHLSQAPVSRRGVLRRDDHQCAYCGRSAATIDHVLPRSRGGRDTWENLVACCLRCNNTKSDRTPAEMGWELRFTPGRPNGRNWVVRGFERPLPQWDEYLATAA, via the coding sequence ATGCGCACACTGGTGCTCAATGCGGGGTATGAGCCGCTCGCCGTCGTCTCGTTCAAGCGGGCGCTGCTCCTCGTCATGAATCAGAAGGCCACCGTCATCCGGCACGACGAGGGCAACCCGGTGTGCGCGGCCAGCGGGTCGTGGCAACGGCCGAGCGTCATCCTCCTCACGCGGTACGTTCGCGCCCCGCACCTGAGCCAGGCGCCAGTGAGCCGACGGGGCGTGCTTCGCCGCGACGATCACCAGTGCGCCTACTGCGGCCGTTCCGCAGCGACGATCGACCATGTCCTGCCGCGTTCTCGCGGCGGCCGCGACACGTGGGAGAACCTCGTCGCCTGCTGCCTGCGATGCAACAACACGAAGAGCGACCGCACGCCGGCCGAGATGGGCTGGGAGCTGCGCTTCACGCCGGGCCGCCCGAACGGGCGCAACTGGGTGGTGCGCGGTTTCGAGCGGCCGCTGCCGCAGTGGGACGAGTACCTGGCGACCGCCGCCTAA